One part of the Alistipes onderdonkii genome encodes these proteins:
- a CDS encoding M60 family metallopeptidase — protein sequence MKKMRFFLCVVLSAAALWSCGGDGDGEPGPEPPVPPVVDPNAVEVVNSGFEKGLEGWTRVDFHNGGKVTVEVVEGAGVNDSRCIKIQQFPENGRCGVGIKQKLTGLEPDQMYRMYAKVKYSDIPQDEGRGAILFDMSQKQFWGASKFLYGTNLRNWTSLHFDFLSQDDGTAEIVCALGFRYGGTTNGGYSTGTAYFDNVSVVKVTDELFMQEGEHIRLFVEPSQVYASASQITEWIANLDRMYESYADLVGATPHEGRKLAILSSRGLESGYWALAGYPILWSSNYSAVTSTFEELAQHGTWSFGLMHELGHVFNLGNSSWNWNDEMFANFRMQYGLEQNQGKVWMDERVYTGREILDMYKKDYDNTVYTQVNDNGIHYMLGRLAGPGGIGWEPFKAAFRELTTTGGAPSGKYDKFEYLLSLLSKHATRLTGRDVDVKTQYFTEAELASIRKQLQ from the coding sequence ATGAAAAAAATGCGATTCTTTTTGTGCGTAGTCCTGTCGGCCGCGGCGCTTTGGTCATGCGGCGGCGACGGTGACGGCGAGCCCGGGCCCGAACCTCCCGTGCCGCCCGTCGTGGATCCCAATGCCGTCGAGGTCGTCAACAGCGGCTTCGAAAAGGGGCTCGAAGGCTGGACGCGCGTCGATTTCCACAACGGCGGCAAGGTGACGGTCGAGGTGGTCGAGGGTGCCGGCGTCAACGACAGCCGCTGCATCAAGATCCAGCAGTTCCCCGAGAACGGCCGTTGCGGCGTGGGCATCAAACAGAAGCTCACGGGGCTGGAACCCGACCAGATGTACCGCATGTACGCCAAGGTCAAGTATTCGGACATCCCGCAGGACGAAGGGCGCGGCGCCATCCTGTTCGACATGTCCCAGAAGCAGTTCTGGGGCGCCTCGAAATTCCTCTACGGCACTAACCTCAGGAACTGGACGTCGCTCCATTTCGACTTCCTTTCGCAGGACGACGGGACTGCCGAGATCGTCTGCGCGCTGGGGTTCCGCTACGGCGGGACGACCAACGGCGGCTATTCGACCGGCACGGCCTACTTCGACAACGTGAGCGTGGTGAAGGTCACCGACGAACTTTTCATGCAGGAAGGCGAGCATATCCGCCTCTTCGTCGAACCCTCGCAGGTCTACGCCTCGGCGTCGCAGATCACCGAGTGGATCGCCAACCTGGACAGGATGTACGAGTCGTATGCCGACCTGGTGGGGGCGACCCCGCACGAGGGGCGCAAGCTGGCGATCCTTTCGTCGCGCGGGCTCGAAAGCGGTTATTGGGCGCTGGCGGGCTATCCCATCCTGTGGAGCAGCAACTATTCGGCCGTCACCTCGACCTTCGAGGAGCTGGCGCAGCACGGCACCTGGAGCTTCGGCCTGATGCACGAACTGGGGCACGTCTTCAACCTGGGCAATTCGAGCTGGAACTGGAACGACGAGATGTTCGCCAATTTCCGGATGCAGTACGGCCTGGAACAGAACCAGGGCAAGGTCTGGATGGACGAACGGGTCTACACCGGGCGCGAGATCCTCGACATGTACAAGAAGGATTACGACAATACGGTCTACACGCAGGTCAACGACAACGGCATCCATTACATGCTCGGACGCCTGGCCGGCCCGGGCGGCATCGGCTGGGAACCCTTCAAGGCCGCTTTCCGCGAACTGACGACCACGGGCGGGGCACCCTCGGGCAAATACGACAAGTTCGAATACCTGCTTTCGCTCCTTTCCAAGCACGCTACCCGGCTGACCGGGCGCGATGTGGATGTCAAGACGCAGTATTTTACCGAGGCCGAGCTGGCTTCGATCCGCAAACAGTTGCAATAA